One window from the genome of Salvia miltiorrhiza cultivar Shanhuang (shh) chromosome 7, IMPLAD_Smil_shh, whole genome shotgun sequence encodes:
- the LOC130996185 gene encoding CASP-like protein 4D1, which produces MARITLPAPDEAAQTPAAETPPPLLSIARIAMLVRIITLVFLVLTVSLLGSNSTTIKLPDSTSTFDLNDVYAYQYALATAVIGSSYTIWRLRYSIKQLKSGIFHVTDPKILFYEFLADKVVVALVATGVGAAFAATVELKTKIHELEDVLQVYLDTTATVFAPNVPKFDDFFNKAYFPNMFLLIALFTIGVSSLLSSLALNKTK; this is translated from the exons ATGGCTCGTATAACTCTCCCAGCACCTGATGAGGCCGCTCAAACACCTGCGGCTGagacgccgccgccgctgctgtcgATAGCTCGAATAGCCATGCTTGTGAGGATCATCACATTGGTTTTTCTCGTATTGACAGTGAGCCTCTTAGGATCCAACTCCACCACCATCAAACTTCCCGACTCCACCTCCACTTTCGACCTCAACGATGTTTACGCCTACCA GTATGCACTGGCTACTGCTGTGATAGGATCCTCCTACACCATATGGCGCCTACGTTATTCAATCAAGCAACTGAAATCAGGAATATTCCATGTTACGGATCCCAAAATTCTTTTCTATGAGTTTCTTGCTGATAAG gTGGTTGTAGCATTAGTAGCAACAGGAGTGGGCGCTGCATTTGCTGCGACAGTAGAGCTGAAGACAAAGATTCATGAATTGGAGGATGTGCTTCAAGTGTATCTGGACACCACCGCCACCGTATTTGCCCCAAATGTCCCCAAATTCGATGATTTTTTTAACAAGGCTTATTTTCCGAATATGTTCCTTCTCATCGCACTTTTTACTATAGGAGTTTCGTCGCTTCTCTCATCATTGGCTCTAAACAAGACCAAATAG